In Stenotrophomonas sp. 610A2, one DNA window encodes the following:
- a CDS encoding DUF4398 domain-containing protein: protein MKSSFAQLRRFLCATACTFVLCGSALAQDPGAMELLTAQQAVEKADRADADQYAPDTMAMARQQLGQAQQAATDRRLRKQVPVLALRAAADADLARAQSEEAVAQAQLAQRKAEVAQLQRQLATGEGR from the coding sequence ATGAAATCTAGCTTCGCACAATTAAGACGATTCCTGTGTGCTACCGCCTGCACATTCGTGCTATGCGGCAGCGCGCTGGCGCAGGATCCGGGTGCAATGGAATTGCTTACCGCTCAACAGGCAGTGGAAAAGGCCGACCGCGCCGACGCCGATCAGTACGCGCCGGACACCATGGCCATGGCCCGCCAGCAGTTGGGCCAGGCCCAGCAGGCAGCCACCGATCGCCGCCTGCGCAAGCAGGTGCCGGTGCTGGCACTGCGTGCCGCCGCCGATGCCGATCTGGCCCGTGCGCAGAGCGAGGAAGCGGTCGCGCAGGCCCAGCTGGCCCAGCGCAAGGCCGAGGTTGCACAGCTGCAACGTCAGTTGGCGACAGGGGAGGGACGCTGA
- a CDS encoding YdcH family protein, producing the protein MFEGQPQSEIDALAKANPEFKQLYQQHKKLNKKCMDAELGVLPIDGATLGQMKREKLLAKQKLLRIYENSIN; encoded by the coding sequence ATGTTCGAAGGGCAGCCGCAGAGTGAAATCGACGCATTGGCCAAGGCCAACCCGGAGTTCAAGCAGCTCTACCAACAGCATAAGAAGCTGAACAAGAAATGCATGGACGCGGAGCTGGGTGTGCTCCCGATTGATGGGGCAACCCTGGGACAGATGAAACGGGAAAAACTGCTGGCCAAGCAGAAGCTCCTGCGGATTTACGAAAACAGCATCAACTGA
- a CDS encoding pyridoxal-phosphate dependent enzyme yields MPIHSSILELIGNTPIIKAQRLDVGVCELYLKMESANPGGSIKDRIGLSMIEAAEKRGDLKPGATLVEGTAGNTGLGLALVAQQKGYKLILVVPDKMSREKIFNLKAMGAEVVLTRSDVAKGHPEYYQDLAKTVADRTPGAYFINQFGNPDNPAAHEFGTGPEIIEQMGGDLDAIVFGCGSSGTMTGLSRAFAKLSPKTELVLADPVGSILAEYINEGTLNEKSGSWLVEGIGEDFLPDISDFSRVKKAYAITDAESFHTARELLGKEGILGGSSTGTLLAAALKYCREQTTPKKVLVLVPDTGNKYLSKMYNDYWMLDNGFLERPQFGDLRDLILRPYSQRDTVVVGPKDLLTTAYQRMKLYDVSQLPVMEGSQLVGIIDESDVLLHVYGDEARFRDPVSVAMVSKLDSLDVKSPIEALLPVFDRGQVAIITDGDAFLGLITRIDLLNYLRRRVQ; encoded by the coding sequence ATGCCCATCCATTCCTCCATCCTCGAACTCATCGGCAATACGCCCATCATCAAGGCCCAGCGCCTGGATGTCGGCGTGTGCGAGCTGTACCTCAAGATGGAGAGCGCAAACCCGGGTGGGTCGATCAAGGACCGTATCGGCCTGTCGATGATCGAGGCGGCCGAGAAGCGCGGTGATCTCAAGCCCGGCGCGACGCTGGTGGAAGGCACCGCCGGCAATACCGGCCTGGGCCTGGCGCTGGTGGCGCAGCAGAAGGGCTACAAGCTGATCCTCGTGGTACCGGACAAGATGAGCCGGGAGAAGATCTTCAACCTGAAGGCCATGGGCGCCGAAGTGGTGCTGACCCGTTCGGACGTGGCCAAGGGTCACCCCGAGTACTACCAGGACCTGGCCAAGACCGTCGCCGACCGCACCCCGGGCGCGTACTTCATCAACCAGTTCGGCAACCCCGACAACCCGGCCGCGCACGAGTTCGGCACCGGCCCGGAGATCATCGAGCAGATGGGCGGCGATCTGGACGCCATCGTGTTCGGCTGCGGCAGCTCCGGCACCATGACCGGCCTGTCGCGCGCCTTCGCCAAGCTTTCGCCCAAGACCGAGCTGGTGCTGGCTGACCCGGTCGGCTCGATCCTGGCCGAGTACATCAACGAGGGCACGCTGAACGAGAAGTCGGGCAGCTGGCTGGTGGAAGGCATCGGCGAGGACTTCCTGCCGGATATCTCCGATTTCAGCCGGGTCAAGAAGGCCTATGCCATCACCGACGCCGAGAGCTTCCACACCGCGCGCGAGCTGTTGGGTAAGGAAGGCATTCTCGGTGGCTCCTCGACCGGCACCCTGCTGGCCGCCGCGCTGAAGTACTGCCGCGAGCAGACCACGCCGAAGAAGGTGCTGGTGCTGGTGCCGGATACCGGCAACAAGTACCTGTCCAAGATGTACAACGACTACTGGATGCTGGACAACGGCTTCCTCGAGCGCCCGCAGTTCGGCGACCTGCGCGACCTGATCCTGCGCCCGTACAGCCAGCGTGACACCGTGGTGGTGGGCCCGAAGGACCTGCTGACCACCGCCTACCAGCGCATGAAGCTGTACGACGTGTCGCAGCTGCCGGTGATGGAAGGCAGCCAGCTGGTCGGCATCATCGATGAAAGCGACGTGCTGCTGCATGTCTACGGCGATGAAGCCCGCTTCCGTGACCCGGTGTCGGTGGCCATGGTCAGCAAGCTGGACAGCCTGGACGTGAAGTCGCCGATCGAGGCATTGCTGCCGGTGTTCGACCGTGGCCAGGTGGCGATCATCACCGATGGCGACGCCTTCCTCGGTTTGATCACCCGCATCGACCTGTTGAACTACCTGCGTCGCCGCGTTCAGTAA
- a CDS encoding cystathionine gamma-synthase has product MTDQHSRSQDGERALSLATLAIHGGQSPDPSTGAVMPPIYATSTYAQSSPGEHQGFEYSRTHNPTRFAYERCVASLEGGTRGFAFASGMAASSTVIELLDAGSHVVAMDDIYGGSFRLFERVRRRTAALDFSFVDLTDPAAFEAAITPKTKMVWIETPTNPMLKIVDIAAVATIAKRHGLIVVVDNTFASPMLQRPLELGADLVLHSATKYLNGHSDMVGGMVVVGDNAELAEQMAFLQNSIGGVQGPFDSFLALRGLKTLPLRMKAHCANAMELAKWLETHPAVEKVIYPGLASHPQHELAGKQMAGYGGIVSIVLKGGFEAAKRFCERTELFTLAESLGGVESLVNHPAVMTHASIPVARREQLGISDALVRLSVGVEDVEDLRVDLRDALRIEDAA; this is encoded by the coding sequence ATGACGGATCAGCATTCACGCAGCCAGGACGGCGAGCGCGCCTTGTCGCTTGCCACTTTGGCCATCCACGGCGGGCAGTCGCCTGACCCCAGCACCGGCGCAGTCATGCCGCCGATCTACGCGACCTCGACCTATGCCCAGTCCAGCCCGGGCGAGCATCAGGGCTTTGAGTACTCGCGCACGCACAACCCGACCCGTTTCGCTTACGAGCGTTGCGTGGCGTCGCTGGAAGGCGGTACCCGTGGTTTCGCCTTTGCCTCGGGCATGGCCGCCAGCTCCACCGTGATCGAGCTGCTGGATGCCGGCAGCCACGTGGTGGCAATGGATGACATCTACGGCGGCAGCTTCCGCCTGTTCGAGCGCGTGCGTCGCCGCACCGCCGCACTGGATTTCAGCTTCGTCGACCTGACCGACCCGGCCGCGTTTGAAGCCGCGATCACGCCGAAGACCAAGATGGTGTGGATCGAGACCCCCACCAACCCGATGCTGAAGATCGTGGACATCGCCGCGGTGGCCACCATCGCCAAGCGTCATGGCCTGATCGTGGTGGTGGACAACACCTTCGCCTCGCCGATGCTGCAACGTCCGCTGGAGCTGGGTGCGGACCTGGTGCTGCATTCCGCCACCAAGTACCTCAACGGCCACTCCGATATGGTCGGCGGCATGGTGGTGGTTGGCGACAACGCCGAACTCGCCGAGCAGATGGCCTTCCTGCAGAACTCCATCGGTGGCGTGCAGGGGCCGTTCGACAGCTTCCTCGCCCTGCGCGGCCTGAAGACCCTGCCGCTGCGCATGAAGGCGCATTGCGCCAACGCGATGGAACTGGCCAAGTGGCTGGAAACCCACCCGGCGGTGGAAAAGGTGATCTACCCGGGCCTGGCCTCGCATCCGCAGCACGAACTGGCGGGCAAGCAGATGGCCGGCTACGGCGGCATCGTCTCGATCGTATTGAAGGGCGGCTTCGAAGCCGCCAAGCGCTTCTGCGAGCGCACCGAGCTGTTCACCCTGGCCGAGTCCCTCGGCGGCGTGGAAAGCCTGGTCAACCACCCGGCAGTGATGACGCACGCCTCGATTCCGGTCGCGCGCCGCGAACAGCTGGGCATCAGTGATGCGCTGGTGCGGTTGAGCGTGGGGGTTGAGGATGTTGAGGATCTGCGGGTGGATTTGCGCGACGCATTGAGAATAGAGGACGCAGCATAA
- the galE gene encoding UDP-glucose 4-epimerase GalE: MILVTGGTGYIGSHASLVLHEAGHEVVLLDNLSNSSRSVLDRLAALAGKSFRFVEGDIRDEALLTQLFSEYKIDGVMHFAGLKSVAESVGDPLKYFDNNVAGTRTLLGAMSVAGVYNMVFSSSATVYDGSQRPPFAEDAALGASNPYGNSKAQVETLLNDVASADPSWSFALLRYFNPVGGHESGLLGENPRGVPNNLMPYICQVASGVRDRLTVHGDDYPTIDGTGVRDFIHVMDLADGHVAALAYCLKNNGVLTANLGTGMGTSVIQLIETFERVTGNKVPFQIGPRRAGDVAESWADAAVAERVLGWRARLGLPEMCRDSWMWQSTLARGEA, from the coding sequence ATGATCCTGGTTACCGGTGGAACAGGCTATATCGGATCGCATGCAAGCTTAGTACTTCACGAGGCTGGCCACGAAGTTGTTTTGCTGGATAACCTAAGTAATAGCAGCAGGTCGGTACTTGATCGTCTCGCTGCCCTTGCTGGTAAGTCTTTCAGGTTCGTCGAAGGAGATATTCGCGATGAGGCGCTTCTGACGCAGCTATTCAGTGAGTACAAGATTGACGGAGTCATGCACTTTGCCGGGTTGAAGTCCGTTGCTGAGTCCGTGGGGGACCCTCTCAAATACTTTGATAACAATGTTGCCGGTACCCGAACGCTTTTGGGGGCAATGTCGGTCGCTGGTGTGTACAACATGGTGTTTTCGTCCTCGGCGACGGTTTATGACGGCTCTCAGCGGCCACCATTTGCCGAAGATGCAGCGCTGGGTGCAAGCAACCCTTATGGAAACAGCAAGGCACAAGTCGAAACACTGTTGAATGACGTAGCTTCAGCAGATCCGAGCTGGAGCTTTGCCCTGCTCAGGTACTTCAACCCGGTTGGAGGGCACGAAAGTGGGCTGCTTGGAGAAAATCCCCGCGGAGTTCCCAATAATCTCATGCCTTATATCTGTCAGGTGGCTTCAGGTGTGCGCGACAGATTGACTGTTCATGGAGATGACTATCCCACCATCGATGGGACAGGAGTCCGGGACTTCATTCATGTGATGGATCTCGCGGATGGGCACGTAGCTGCTCTTGCCTATTGCTTGAAGAACAATGGTGTCCTTACTGCCAATCTGGGTACTGGAATGGGGACGTCAGTAATTCAGCTGATTGAAACTTTCGAAAGAGTCACCGGCAACAAGGTTCCGTTTCAGATCGGGCCAAGGCGAGCCGGAGATGTCGCAGAGTCTTGGGCGGACGCGGCAGTAGCGGAGCGGGTACTTGGTTGGCGGGCACGGCTCGGCCTCCCGGAGATGTGTCGTGACAGCTGGATGTGGCAAAGCACCTTGGCTCGGGGCGAAGCGTGA
- a CDS encoding ABC transporter permease, translating into MNNSKVSGASPWAMLESLRTNCHLIKQLARRDIVGRYKGALIGVAWSFVTPILMLAVYTFVFSVVFKARWGGAVGDSRGQFALIMFVGMLVHGLFAEIINRAPGLVLANPNYVKKIVFPLEVLSPMVGLSALFHTAIGVVVFLLAFLVLGGNASWVIVFLPLVLLPLLILAVGLAWFLASLGVYIRDVGQVTGIITTVMLFLAPVFYPLENLPQNFRWVVQMNPLTFIIQQAREVLVWGRIPDFAGLLLYLFVALLVACAGFAWFQKTRKGFADVL; encoded by the coding sequence GTGAATAATTCGAAAGTAAGCGGCGCATCCCCATGGGCGATGCTCGAATCGCTGCGGACCAACTGTCATCTCATCAAGCAGCTCGCCAGGCGAGATATTGTTGGGCGATACAAAGGAGCGCTGATCGGTGTTGCCTGGTCATTCGTGACGCCCATTTTGATGCTGGCCGTATACACATTCGTTTTCTCTGTTGTGTTCAAAGCGCGATGGGGTGGGGCGGTCGGTGACAGTCGGGGGCAGTTCGCACTGATAATGTTTGTTGGCATGTTGGTGCACGGTTTGTTTGCAGAGATAATCAATCGTGCTCCAGGGCTTGTGCTTGCAAATCCAAATTACGTCAAGAAGATCGTCTTTCCGTTGGAGGTTCTTTCGCCAATGGTTGGGCTTTCGGCGTTATTCCATACTGCTATCGGTGTGGTGGTGTTTCTTCTTGCGTTCCTTGTGCTTGGTGGGAACGCAAGTTGGGTAATCGTTTTTCTGCCACTGGTTCTGTTGCCACTTCTGATTCTAGCTGTGGGCTTGGCCTGGTTTCTGGCTAGTCTCGGTGTTTATATTCGTGACGTAGGTCAGGTGACAGGCATCATTACCACAGTGATGCTTTTTCTTGCGCCGGTCTTCTATCCCTTGGAGAATCTCCCCCAGAATTTCCGTTGGGTTGTGCAGATGAATCCTCTGACTTTCATCATTCAACAAGCACGTGAGGTGCTGGTTTGGGGCCGGATTCCTGATTTTGCCGGGCTGCTGCTCTACCTGTTTGTCGCTTTGCTTGTTGCTTGCGCGGGGTTTGCGTGGTTCCAGAAAACTCGCAAGGGGTTTGCGGATGTCCTTTGA
- a CDS encoding ABC transporter ATP-binding protein yields MSFDTDQRGVMEPLHEISISVRNVGKVYHGYESPIDRLKQFVFPRMNRLSGRQSKDHFRVFKALQDINFEVARGEVVGIVGRNGSGKSTLLQIICGTLSATTGDVRTHGRISALLELGSGFNPEFTGRDNMYLNAALIGMPRGELEDRIPDILEFADIGDFIDQPVKTYSSGMAVRLAFAVAINVSADILIVDEALAVGDELFQRKCFSRIDQLRSEGATILFVSHSAGTIVDLCDRAVLLDGGELIADGPPKAVVGLYQKLLYAPAAAAAALRQNIKDRSLANAGDADRTKGLEATGNKSDEITGDDEVYDSSFVPMDTIVYESHGALISAPEIRTLAGARVNGLVRGRKYVFRYVVDFAANIDNVRFGMVIKALNGTHLGGSMSAPTFADGRRFQQGQKVVVEYQFDCMLNPGVFFLNAGVFGNVGGAESVIHRLADAAAFRVLPVSNNISQEWIDFSCRPMVEVHG; encoded by the coding sequence ATGTCCTTTGATACCGATCAGCGTGGGGTTATGGAGCCGCTGCACGAAATTTCAATTAGTGTCAGAAATGTTGGCAAGGTTTATCATGGTTATGAGAGCCCAATTGACCGGCTGAAGCAGTTTGTTTTTCCACGGATGAACCGTTTGAGCGGGCGCCAGTCCAAGGATCATTTCAGGGTATTCAAGGCGCTACAGGACATCAATTTTGAAGTTGCGCGCGGTGAGGTGGTAGGAATAGTCGGGCGCAATGGCTCTGGCAAATCCACGCTGCTACAGATCATCTGCGGCACTCTTTCGGCAACCACCGGCGACGTGCGTACCCACGGCAGGATTTCAGCTCTGCTGGAGCTCGGCTCTGGATTCAATCCAGAGTTCACTGGGCGTGACAATATGTACTTGAACGCTGCATTGATCGGTATGCCTCGCGGTGAGCTGGAGGACAGGATCCCCGATATTCTTGAGTTTGCCGATATCGGCGATTTCATAGATCAGCCGGTAAAGACCTATTCCAGTGGTATGGCTGTTCGTCTTGCATTCGCCGTGGCGATCAATGTCAGCGCGGACATCCTCATCGTGGATGAGGCTTTGGCCGTGGGCGATGAGTTGTTTCAGCGCAAGTGTTTCTCGCGGATTGACCAGCTGCGTTCTGAGGGCGCAACGATCCTGTTCGTGTCGCATTCTGCGGGCACTATCGTGGATCTGTGTGACCGGGCGGTGTTGCTTGATGGCGGCGAGCTTATTGCAGATGGTCCACCCAAGGCGGTTGTTGGCCTGTACCAGAAGTTGCTGTATGCACCAGCGGCGGCGGCGGCTGCTCTGCGCCAGAACATCAAAGATCGTTCACTTGCAAATGCCGGTGATGCTGATCGAACGAAGGGGCTGGAAGCGACGGGCAATAAGAGCGACGAAATCACGGGCGATGATGAGGTGTACGATTCCTCGTTTGTGCCGATGGATACCATTGTTTATGAAAGTCACGGCGCACTGATCAGTGCGCCCGAGATTCGCACGTTGGCCGGTGCACGTGTAAATGGCCTGGTCCGCGGTAGAAAGTACGTGTTTCGTTACGTCGTGGATTTTGCCGCGAACATTGACAATGTTCGCTTCGGAATGGTGATCAAGGCGTTGAATGGTACTCATCTCGGCGGGAGCATGTCCGCGCCGACGTTCGCGGATGGTCGTAGATTCCAACAAGGGCAGAAGGTCGTAGTTGAGTACCAATTTGACTGCATGTTGAATCCGGGGGTGTTCTTTCTAAATGCTGGTGTATTCGGAAATGTCGGGGGGGCAGAGTCGGTGATACATCGATTGGCTGATGCGGCTGCATTTAGAGTGCTTCCAGTGTCCAATAATATTTCGCAGGAGTGGATAGATTTTTCCTGCAGGCCGATGGTTGAAGTTCATGGATAA
- a CDS encoding DUF4915 domain-containing protein, with product MDKVFDSLLVGSPNGGGLLHVHEGRVHKIDHLDTTGLYLHERKLLRGVQPALVIAYGDRVVELNPADVAFGDIHDVLIADDKYYLVGTWGNEVVCVDAGGVELERWKFPGEYDSWHINCIANWSGRIVFSAFGEFTEHREYKGRSTETGFVRDLLTGETLISGLTQPHSLVPFNDDLLVANSGARQLLQYAPDGSIRRKLDIDGYVRGLAIAGDVLYLGLSKSRNAPLDDVSGGAVLALDKNSWSELGKLPLPVNEVYSILPMAAEDSGFIVSMIAAHSAKLLSEMLAKKTQSLSEAERDLAQVAVEREQVSKLVGQVQDQSLRLSADVALQRFEALDAALEVLLSDRQEAKARHEELIGSIRQFEARVISEFGHSRVGLAALSSASDSDATSLEGLFNGLQGFQSQIGVLTNMLAEEKERLHVLEQRADSAERELRIVEGSASMWITSPLRRVASIGRSMTRGLKQIVKVGVFFALNPRELGRYLRIARRIQPAQVAGLVDGFVKRGGPQPATAVPEPVVFDLRGHQGPVVILTTRHCDYIGQLMASALSRVGISAEVIYERPLAGYSHVPHFVICPQMFPELPGFYVAFQLEQSVSSRWFTDDYISRLENSFAIFDYSLKNISYLKERGLSLKQINYVPIHYMPELAGQYSNVNKSDDYDVVFYGDANCDRRRDFLDALSRVCRVRVVSEVFGDELYRILASAKIVVNIHYYPGALLETTRIWECLSLDCMIVSEQSSDMEEHEELQGVVDFVGVGDVDGMAQRVHYWLANAAAREAAVERNRAVLKDSLNRFDYFFMRFLLATDNIGFDQFWDEVGSRYKLKGDRICLNLPEFAERSSGFVADNKFGFEMFPGLRHSKGWVGCALSYKYMIKLADQAGLERVTICEDDVEFPSEFDNELKLVNDYIDKRNDGWDIFSGLLADLSNEAKVSDVEIHGGKCFVVIDRLISTVLNVYNRPVFDAIIAWDESNRDVESNTIDRYLERKKALKIVTTSPFLVGHKEEQHSTIWGFQNTQYADMISASNVLLKEKIARFTARG from the coding sequence ATGGATAAAGTATTCGATAGTCTTCTGGTTGGTTCACCCAACGGCGGCGGGTTGCTGCACGTCCACGAAGGACGGGTCCACAAAATCGACCATCTGGATACAACCGGGCTTTACCTGCACGAGCGGAAGCTGCTGCGCGGCGTCCAACCGGCGCTCGTAATAGCTTATGGAGACCGGGTGGTTGAACTGAATCCCGCTGATGTAGCGTTTGGCGACATCCATGATGTGCTTATCGCAGATGATAAGTATTATTTGGTGGGAACCTGGGGGAACGAAGTCGTATGCGTCGATGCTGGCGGAGTCGAACTGGAACGATGGAAGTTTCCAGGTGAGTATGACTCCTGGCATATAAACTGCATCGCGAACTGGAGTGGACGGATCGTTTTCTCCGCGTTTGGCGAATTTACCGAGCATCGTGAGTACAAGGGAAGGTCTACAGAGACCGGATTTGTACGTGATCTTTTGACGGGTGAAACGTTGATCAGCGGCTTGACCCAGCCACATAGCCTGGTTCCTTTCAACGACGACTTACTGGTTGCCAATTCCGGGGCCCGCCAACTGTTGCAATATGCGCCCGACGGGTCAATTAGGCGCAAGCTCGACATCGATGGATACGTACGTGGATTGGCCATCGCCGGAGATGTGCTTTATCTCGGCTTGAGCAAGTCCCGTAATGCGCCGCTCGACGACGTCAGTGGCGGCGCTGTGCTGGCTTTGGATAAAAACAGTTGGAGCGAACTTGGTAAGCTGCCGCTTCCTGTAAATGAGGTCTATTCGATATTGCCGATGGCGGCCGAGGACTCTGGATTCATCGTCAGTATGATTGCAGCGCACAGCGCGAAGCTGCTATCCGAAATGCTGGCGAAGAAGACGCAGAGCTTGAGCGAGGCTGAAAGAGACCTCGCGCAGGTGGCGGTGGAGCGCGAGCAGGTATCAAAGCTTGTGGGTCAAGTGCAGGATCAGAGCCTCAGACTGAGCGCGGACGTAGCCCTGCAGAGATTCGAAGCACTGGATGCCGCCTTGGAAGTGCTTCTTTCAGACAGGCAGGAAGCAAAGGCTCGGCATGAAGAGTTGATTGGATCCATCCGTCAGTTCGAAGCACGGGTGATATCGGAGTTCGGCCATTCACGTGTTGGTCTGGCGGCACTCTCTTCTGCGTCGGATAGTGATGCTACGTCTCTGGAGGGCCTGTTCAATGGATTGCAGGGATTCCAATCCCAGATTGGTGTCCTCACGAACATGCTTGCGGAAGAGAAGGAGCGGCTACATGTGCTGGAACAGCGCGCTGACAGTGCCGAACGAGAGCTCAGGATTGTCGAGGGCTCGGCGTCCATGTGGATCACCTCGCCTCTTCGCAGGGTGGCTTCTATTGGCCGGAGCATGACCCGCGGTCTAAAGCAGATCGTGAAAGTTGGAGTTTTCTTCGCGCTGAATCCGCGCGAACTTGGCCGCTACTTACGAATTGCGCGGCGCATACAGCCTGCTCAAGTGGCGGGGTTGGTCGATGGGTTTGTCAAGCGGGGCGGGCCGCAGCCAGCCACCGCTGTGCCAGAGCCTGTTGTCTTTGATTTGAGAGGGCATCAAGGTCCCGTGGTTATTCTTACCACGCGTCATTGTGACTATATCGGGCAGCTGATGGCGAGCGCATTGAGCAGGGTTGGTATTTCCGCTGAGGTGATCTATGAGCGCCCACTGGCGGGATATTCGCATGTTCCGCACTTTGTGATCTGCCCGCAAATGTTCCCGGAACTGCCGGGCTTCTATGTAGCATTCCAGTTGGAGCAATCCGTGAGTTCGCGCTGGTTCACGGATGATTATATTTCGCGTCTGGAGAACTCGTTCGCTATATTTGACTATTCGCTGAAGAATATCTCCTACCTAAAGGAACGGGGGCTAAGTCTGAAGCAGATAAACTATGTTCCCATTCATTACATGCCAGAGCTGGCTGGCCAGTACTCGAATGTCAACAAGTCTGACGATTACGATGTTGTCTTTTATGGAGACGCCAACTGTGATCGTCGCAGGGATTTCCTTGATGCACTGAGTCGTGTCTGCCGCGTGCGCGTTGTCTCGGAAGTGTTCGGGGATGAACTGTATCGGATTTTGGCTTCGGCAAAAATCGTGGTCAATATCCACTATTATCCCGGCGCATTGTTGGAGACGACGAGAATCTGGGAGTGCCTGTCACTCGATTGCATGATTGTTTCCGAGCAGTCATCCGACATGGAGGAGCATGAGGAGCTGCAGGGGGTTGTCGATTTTGTGGGCGTTGGCGATGTGGATGGCATGGCTCAGCGCGTGCACTACTGGCTGGCAAACGCGGCTGCACGTGAAGCTGCGGTGGAGAGGAATAGGGCTGTTCTGAAAGATAGCCTCAATCGTTTTGATTATTTCTTCATGCGATTCCTGCTGGCCACCGACAACATCGGCTTTGACCAGTTCTGGGATGAGGTGGGCAGCCGTTACAAGCTGAAGGGTGATCGTATTTGCCTGAATCTTCCGGAGTTCGCCGAGCGTAGCAGTGGGTTTGTGGCCGACAACAAGTTCGGATTTGAGATGTTCCCCGGCCTTCGCCATTCCAAGGGTTGGGTGGGTTGTGCCCTCAGCTACAAGTACATGATCAAGCTTGCGGATCAGGCGGGCTTGGAGCGAGTGACCATCTGCGAAGACGATGTTGAGTTTCCGTCGGAGTTCGATAACGAATTGAAGCTGGTCAATGATTATATTGATAAACGGAATGACGGGTGGGACATTTTCTCCGGCTTGCTCGCTGATCTGAGTAATGAGGCGAAGGTGTCGGATGTCGAGATTCATGGCGGAAAATGCTTCGTCGTCATAGACCGACTGATCAGTACAGTTCTTAACGTATATAACCGTCCTGTATTCGATGCGATTATTGCCTGGGATGAGTCAAACCGGGATGTCGAGAGTAATACTATTGATCGATACTTGGAGAGGAAGAAGGCGTTAAAGATTGTGACGACGTCACCTTTCCTTGTTGGCCACAAGGAGGAACAGCATTCAACTATCTGGGGTTTCCAGAACACTCAGTATGCAGATATGATCTCCGCCAGTAATGTTCTTTTGAAAGAGAAGATCGCCAGATTTACGGCAAGAGGTTAG
- a CDS encoding acyltransferase, whose translation MKNYFGIHPTAIIGDNVTLGENVTVGARTIVYDNVEIGDGTFIGPDCIIGEPNVAIHSQRDAYVNPKLSIGKNSLIRSGTIIYAGSSFGDHFETGHRVTIREQADIGHHVRIGTLSDIQGHCKIGNYVRLHSNVHVGHMSTIKDYVWIFPYVVLTNDPHPPSNTLVGVTIEEFAVVATMSVVLPGVTVGKDALVGASSLVRSDVPAEAVIVGNPGKQVANVRDIKSKFDGTPVYPWRYTFDRGMPWQGIGYDQWQAQVLPAN comes from the coding sequence ATGAAGAACTATTTTGGAATCCACCCCACTGCCATCATCGGTGACAACGTCACGCTTGGGGAAAATGTGACGGTTGGTGCGCGTACGATTGTCTACGACAACGTCGAGATCGGTGATGGCACGTTCATCGGCCCAGACTGCATCATTGGCGAGCCGAACGTAGCGATTCATAGCCAGCGCGATGCGTATGTCAACCCGAAGCTGTCAATCGGCAAGAATTCATTGATCCGCTCCGGAACTATCATCTATGCCGGCAGTAGCTTCGGCGACCATTTTGAAACCGGCCATCGCGTAACAATACGAGAACAGGCCGACATCGGGCATCACGTCAGAATCGGCACGCTGTCCGACATACAAGGACATTGCAAGATTGGCAACTATGTTCGCCTGCACAGCAATGTCCATGTTGGTCACATGAGCACAATCAAGGACTATGTCTGGATCTTTCCCTACGTCGTCCTTACCAACGACCCGCACCCGCCATCAAACACGCTCGTCGGAGTCACCATTGAGGAGTTCGCCGTAGTCGCAACCATGTCGGTGGTTCTACCGGGCGTCACCGTTGGCAAGGACGCATTGGTCGGAGCGTCCTCTCTGGTACGCTCCGACGTTCCGGCCGAAGCCGTCATTGTTGGCAACCCAGGCAAACAGGTAGCGAACGTGCGTGACATCAAGTCTAAGTTCGATGGAACACCAGTTTACCCTTGGCGCTACACATTCGATCGAGGCATGCCTTGGCAGGGAATTGGCTACGATCAGTGGCAAGCTCAGGTGCTTCCAGCAAATTGA
- a CDS encoding GtrA family protein, with amino-acid sequence MNLRESLPTITRFLVGGALNTGSTFVLYWLLLLIVEYRLAYAISFLAGILLSYLINTKFVFRTQHSLRKIILFPVVYLITYTIGAWLLELSITRYGIDSRLAPFISICATLPLTYLLTKLVLKQGDSNNNRR; translated from the coding sequence GTGAACCTGCGCGAATCCTTACCAACCATCACTCGATTTTTGGTTGGTGGTGCTCTCAACACAGGCAGTACCTTCGTTCTGTATTGGCTGCTATTGCTGATTGTCGAATATCGCCTGGCGTATGCAATAAGCTTCCTTGCGGGAATACTGTTGAGCTACCTGATCAACACCAAGTTCGTCTTTCGTACCCAACACAGTCTGCGCAAGATCATTCTATTCCCGGTCGTCTACCTCATTACTTACACAATCGGCGCATGGCTGCTGGAGCTGTCGATAACACGTTATGGAATTGATAGCAGACTCGCACCGTTCATCTCTATCTGCGCAACCCTTCCACTTACCTACCTGCTGACCAAACTGGTTTTAAAGCAAGGAGACAGTAACAACAATCGCAGATAG